The Phycisphaerae bacterium genomic interval GCATCTTCACCTCGTCGATGATGCCGTCGAAGGCGAAGTGGACCGGCTGATCGGCGGCCCCCCACAAGGCCGAGAACATGGCAGGCTCTTTCGTGTGGTTACGCCCGATGAGCAGGTCGACGTCGTCGGCGTACGTTGGCGAGCCTGAGGAAACAAGAGTGCCGGCCTTCGCCCCGTCAATGTAGACGGTGAGCCCCGAACCTGCATCGAACGTGCCGGCCACGTGGACCCATGTCATCAGCGGGACCATAGCCTCCGACGTGCATTCCCGCCATTGCCCGCCCACGGCCATGTGCAGACCCACGCGGCCGCGGGCATCCACGCCGAACAAATACCCGGCCGTGTGACCGGTTCGCTGACTCACGACCGGGCACCATCCCCAAGGGTAAGCCTGCACGGCAATCCAGGCCTCAACGCTGAACGCGTCGCCTGGCTTCGGTGCGTCTTTCGCCCTTCGCGTCAGACAGGTCGTGAAGCCATCGCATTTGAGCCCTGTTCCCGAGACGCCCTCGGCGAACTTGACGTTGCCGATCAGTTGATCGGGTGTCTGGCCCACGGCATCGACGGCCGTTCTCCCTTTGCCGTCATCAAACCGCCACCACGCCAGCAAGCCATCGTCAGCGGGGAACGCCGACTGGTCAGCCGTCAACAACACGCTCGAGAGCAAGGCAATCCCGATGCTCACCTTCGCCGCGTTGCCGGAGGCCGGCCTCATGCCCTGCAACCGCACCTGTCGATCGTGTTTGCACAGCATGGATTCGTCTCCATTCGTGTATTGACCCAATGCCGCGGGGTCAGCCGCACGTGGCATCTCCCATGCGACTCTGTCGGCCGGCGCTTTCGGGAATGGAAGGCGGCTAAACGAAGTCGATCCGTCCGGCGTCGGGTACCAGTCCTGCGGCGTGGCCGCGGCGGAGCAGTTCGCGAACGGCCTTGCGGCCCGTGTCGCCGTAGTCCAGCGTCCACTCATTGACGTACATGCCCACAAACCGATCGGCCAGCGACTGGTTCATGTCGCGGGCATACTGCATCGCATGCTGAACGGCCTCATCGCGGTGATCGAGCGAGTATTGAATGCTGTTCTTGATGATCCCGGCGATTTCGCGCATGTTCCCTTCGCCGAGATCGCGGCGGATCGCATTGCCCCCGAGCGGCAACGGCAGGCCGGTCAGTTCTTTCCACCAGACGCCCAGATCCACGACACAGTGCAGCTTGTTGTTCCGGTAGGTGAGTTGGCCCTCGTGGATGATCAGCCCGGCGTCGGCCTTGCCGTCGGCCACGTGGGCGAGGATCTGATCGAACATGACCACTTCGTGCTGAAAGGAATCCTTGCCGAGCAGCAGGTTGAGAGCCAGGAAGGCGGTGGTCATGCGTCCGGGCACGGCGATGCGCTTGCCCTTGAGCGCCGCCACGTCCATCGGCCGGCGAGCGACGATCATCGGACCGTAGCCGTCACCCATACTCGATCCGCAGTTGGTCAGGGCGTACTGGCCGGCCACGTGCGGGTAGGCGTGAATACTGATCGCGGTAATGTGCAGTTCGCCGCGCATCGCACGTTCATTGAGCGTCTGGATATCCTGCAGAATATGCTCGAATCGCCATCGTCCGGAATCCACGCGTCCGGTCGCCAGCCCGTAAAACATGAAGGCATCATCCGGGTCGGGGCTGTGGCCGAGGAGGAGTCTGTGAGAGGTGTTCTGGTTTGCCATCTTCTATGCCTCACAGCGTGTACGAAAACGGTAGGGCATGGTCGGAGCCGCCGGAGGCGGCGGAGACCTGCCAACCCAAGCTCAGCTATGCGGCAAGTCTCGGTCGCCGGGGCGACCTCGACGCTGCCCTACCACTTGCCCCAGCAGGTTTTCGCACGTGCTCTCACAGATCCAACGCCACCTCGTCGCCTTCCTTCTTGTCCGACCGCAGGGCCGCGTCGATGAAGGCGCAGATTTCAAGCGTGTCTTCGATGGGGAACGGCGGCTGCTTGGTATTGAAGAACTTGATCAGCTCTTTGACCAGACCGGGGTAGTAGTCGCCGACAGGGTGGAGCGGCTGGAGGCTGTTTTCGCACAGCACCATCGCCCCGTATTCGGCCTTACCCTTGCGGATGCCGCGCATCGAGCCCAGCCGTCCG includes:
- a CDS encoding ABC transporter substrate-binding protein encodes the protein MANQNTSHRLLLGHSPDPDDAFMFYGLATGRVDSGRWRFEHILQDIQTLNERAMRGELHITAISIHAYPHVAGQYALTNCGSSMGDGYGPMIVARRPMDVAALKGKRIAVPGRMTTAFLALNLLLGKDSFQHEVVMFDQILAHVADGKADAGLIIHEGQLTYRNNKLHCVVDLGVWWKELTGLPLPLGGNAIRRDLGEGNMREIAGIIKNSIQYSLDHRDEAVQHAMQYARDMNQSLADRFVGMYVNEWTLDYGDTGRKAVRELLRRGHAAGLVPDAGRIDFV